One genomic window of Acidovorax radicis includes the following:
- a CDS encoding ABC transporter permease — protein MSAVQPLSVTEPKPEQKAGPHAPARRRSLAPLEPVSSSARWMLGLAFFVVFVAVWAFFTLGGFVSPTFLASPVTMVKEGWLLFTEYGFIKDIGMTIWRVVGGFILAAIIAVPLGIAMGAYKGIEAFFEPFVSFCRYLPASAFIPLLILWAGIGEAQKILVIFIGSVFQITLMVAVTVGGARRDLVEAAYTLGAGHKGIVTRVLIPGAAPEIAETLRLVLGWAWTYVIVAELIGSSSGIGHMITDSQSLLNTGQIIFGIIIIGLIGLVSDFAFKALNHRLFAWSFVR, from the coding sequence ATGTCCGCCGTGCAACCCCTGTCCGTTACCGAGCCAAAACCCGAGCAAAAAGCCGGACCACATGCCCCCGCGCGCCGGCGCTCGCTGGCCCCGCTGGAGCCTGTGAGCAGCAGCGCCCGCTGGATGCTCGGGCTGGCCTTCTTCGTCGTGTTCGTGGCGGTGTGGGCGTTCTTCACGTTGGGCGGCTTCGTGTCGCCCACCTTCCTGGCCAGCCCCGTCACCATGGTGAAGGAAGGCTGGCTGCTGTTCACCGAGTACGGCTTCATCAAAGACATCGGCATGACCATCTGGCGTGTGGTCGGTGGCTTCATCCTGGCCGCCATCATTGCCGTGCCGCTGGGCATTGCGATGGGTGCGTACAAGGGCATCGAGGCGTTCTTTGAGCCCTTCGTCTCGTTTTGCCGCTACCTGCCTGCGTCGGCCTTCATCCCGCTGTTGATCCTGTGGGCCGGGATTGGCGAGGCGCAGAAGATCCTGGTCATCTTCATCGGTTCGGTCTTCCAGATCACGCTGATGGTGGCCGTCACCGTGGGTGGTGCGCGGCGCGACCTGGTGGAAGCTGCTTACACCCTGGGCGCGGGCCACAAGGGCATCGTCACGCGCGTGCTCATCCCTGGCGCGGCGCCCGAGATCGCCGAGACCCTGCGCCTGGTATTGGGCTGGGCGTGGACCTATGTGATCGTGGCCGAGCTGATCGGCTCGTCCAGCGGTATCGGCCACATGATCACCGACAGCCAGTCGCTGCTTAACACCGGGCAGATTATCTTCGGCATCATCATCATCGGCCTCATCGGGCTGGTGTCCGACTTCGCCTTCAAGGCGCTCAACCACCGTCTGTTTGCCTGGAGTTTTGTGCGATGA
- a CDS encoding ABC transporter ATP-binding protein: MSSVSIQAVSRVFETAKGQRTQALQPVDFEVKDNDFVTILGPSGCGKSTLLRIVAGLDHATSGRVLLDGVPVEGPGADRGMVFQSYTLFPWLTIEQNIRFGLRERGMPEAQQKERAAYFIAKVGLRGFEQHFPKQLSGGMQQRTAIARALANDPKILLMDEPFGALDNQTRVLMQELLLGIWEAERKTVLFVTHDIDEAIFMANRVAVFSARPGRIKAELAVDLPHPRHYTIKTSPEFMDLKARLTEEIRAESMAADLH; encoded by the coding sequence ATGAGCAGCGTATCCATCCAAGCCGTCTCGCGTGTCTTCGAGACTGCCAAAGGCCAGCGCACGCAGGCGCTGCAGCCGGTCGATTTCGAGGTGAAGGACAACGACTTCGTGACTATCCTGGGCCCCTCGGGCTGTGGCAAGTCCACGCTGCTGCGCATCGTGGCGGGGCTGGACCACGCCACCAGCGGCCGCGTGCTGCTGGATGGGGTGCCCGTCGAAGGCCCCGGCGCCGACCGCGGCATGGTGTTCCAGAGCTACACGCTGTTCCCCTGGCTCACCATCGAGCAGAACATCCGCTTTGGCCTGCGCGAGCGGGGTATGCCCGAGGCACAGCAAAAGGAACGCGCTGCGTACTTCATCGCCAAGGTCGGCCTGCGCGGCTTCGAGCAGCACTTTCCAAAGCAGCTGTCGGGCGGCATGCAACAGCGTACCGCCATTGCGCGCGCACTGGCCAACGACCCCAAGATTTTGCTGATGGACGAGCCCTTCGGCGCGCTCGACAACCAGACCCGCGTGCTCATGCAGGAGCTGCTGCTGGGCATCTGGGAGGCCGAGCGCAAGACCGTGCTCTTCGTCACCCACGACATCGACGAAGCCATCTTCATGGCCAACCGCGTCGCCGTGTTCAGCGCCCGGCCCGGCCGCATCAAGGCCGAGCTGGCGGTGGACCTGCCGCACCCGCGCCATTACACGATCAAGACCAGCCCCGAGTTCATGGACCTCAAGGCCCGGTTGACCGAGGAGATTCGCGCAGAATCCATGGCTGCCGATTTGCACTGA
- the hutH gene encoding histidine ammonia-lyase, protein MTTSAPLASHSPAAIKLVPGSVTLATLRRIHAGGVALQLDGGALAGMQAAQAVVQRIVDEDQVVYGINTGFGKLASTKIAHDRLAELQRNLVLSHSVGTGDALPDGVVRLILATKAVSLARGHSGIRPAIVDALLALANANVLPVIPAKGSVGASGDLAPLAHLSCVLIGEGQAKVNGQVVSGAEAMRSIGLQPFVLGPKEGLALLNGTQVSTALALAGLFGAENVLAAGLVAGCLSLEAIKGSVKPFDARIHEARGQLGQIAVAAAVRGLLEGSEIDPSHPNCGRVQDPYSIRCVPQVMGACLDNLQHAARVLRIEANAASDNPLVFTDTGEVISGGNFHAEPVAFAADIIALAVAEIGAISERRMALLLDTGLSGLPAFLIRDSGVNSGFMIAQVTAAALAAENQCLANPSSVTSLPTSANQEDHVSMATYGARRLADMVNNTAVVVGVEAMAAAQGMEFDRSLKSSPLIEAQFAAIRQRVSFLEQDRYLAPDIDAMREWALQADWPAPLRACQPSHA, encoded by the coding sequence ATGACCACTTCCGCACCTTTGGCCTCCCATTCCCCCGCCGCCATCAAGCTGGTGCCGGGCTCCGTCACCCTGGCAACGCTGCGCCGCATCCATGCAGGCGGCGTGGCCTTGCAGCTGGACGGGGGTGCCCTCGCAGGGATGCAGGCCGCTCAGGCCGTGGTGCAGCGCATCGTGGACGAGGACCAGGTGGTCTACGGCATCAACACCGGCTTTGGCAAGCTGGCCAGCACCAAGATTGCCCACGACCGCTTGGCCGAACTGCAGCGCAACCTGGTGCTGTCACACAGCGTGGGCACGGGCGATGCGCTGCCCGACGGCGTGGTGCGCCTTATCCTGGCCACCAAGGCGGTGAGTCTGGCACGCGGCCACTCGGGTATTCGCCCCGCCATCGTGGATGCACTGCTGGCCTTGGCCAATGCCAATGTGCTGCCGGTGATTCCCGCCAAGGGCTCGGTGGGGGCGTCAGGCGACCTGGCGCCGCTGGCGCACCTGTCGTGCGTGTTGATTGGCGAAGGGCAGGCCAAGGTGAACGGCCAGGTGGTGTCGGGCGCAGAAGCCATGCGCTCCATCGGTTTGCAGCCCTTTGTGCTGGGCCCCAAGGAAGGGTTGGCTTTGCTCAACGGCACCCAGGTGTCTACCGCACTGGCGCTGGCCGGGCTGTTTGGGGCTGAGAACGTGCTGGCCGCAGGCCTGGTGGCGGGCTGTCTGTCGCTCGAAGCCATCAAGGGCTCGGTCAAGCCGTTCGATGCCCGCATCCACGAGGCGCGGGGCCAGCTCGGCCAGATCGCCGTGGCGGCCGCCGTGCGCGGGCTGCTGGAGGGCAGCGAAATCGACCCATCGCACCCCAATTGCGGGCGGGTGCAAGACCCATACTCCATCCGCTGCGTGCCGCAGGTGATGGGCGCGTGCCTGGACAACCTGCAGCATGCTGCACGCGTGCTGCGCATCGAGGCCAATGCCGCATCGGACAACCCGCTGGTGTTCACGGACACGGGTGAAGTCATCTCTGGCGGCAACTTCCACGCCGAGCCCGTGGCCTTTGCAGCCGACATCATTGCGCTGGCCGTGGCCGAGATCGGCGCCATCTCCGAGCGCCGCATGGCCCTGCTGCTCGATACGGGCCTGTCGGGCCTGCCAGCCTTCTTGATCCGAGACAGCGGGGTGAACTCCGGCTTCATGATTGCCCAGGTCACTGCCGCCGCACTGGCCGCCGAGAACCAGTGCCTGGCCAACCCCAGCAGCGTGACCAGCCTGCCCACCTCCGCCAACCAGGAGGACCATGTCTCCATGGCCACCTATGGCGCCCGCCGCCTGGCCGACATGGTGAACAACACCGCGGTGGTGGTGGGCGTGGAGGCTATGGCTGCCGCGCAGGGCATGGAGTTCGATAGATCGCTGAAATCCTCGCCCCTGATCGAAGCGCAATTCGCCGCCATCCGCCAGCGCGTGTCCTTCTTGGAGCAAGACCGCTACCTGGCCCCGGACATCGACGCCATGCGCGAGTGGGCTCTGCAGGCCGATTGGCCCGCACCGCTGCGCGCCTGCCAGCCCAGCCACGCCTGA
- a CDS encoding amino acid ABC transporter permease: protein MELDFSPVWAGVPQLLAGALVTVEITAASLLLGCVMGLLVGIGRLNPKRRVVYALCTAYVAAIRGTPLLVQLFILFFGLPQFGILLPAFVCGVIGLGIYSGAYVSEVVRGAIQSIDKGQMEAARSIGMSSGLAMRTVVLPQAVVRMIPPLGNEFIALIKNSALVSLLTIHDLMHEGQKIISVSYRSLEVYLAIAVVYFILTGVTSLVLRRMELRLRAGGMVQ, encoded by the coding sequence ATGGAACTCGATTTTTCTCCTGTCTGGGCCGGGGTGCCCCAGTTGCTGGCGGGCGCGCTGGTCACCGTGGAAATCACGGCCGCCTCGCTGCTGCTGGGCTGCGTCATGGGCCTGCTGGTGGGCATTGGCCGCCTGAACCCCAAGCGCCGGGTGGTCTACGCCCTGTGCACCGCCTACGTGGCTGCGATCCGCGGCACGCCGCTGCTGGTGCAGCTGTTCATCCTGTTCTTTGGTCTGCCGCAGTTCGGCATCTTGTTGCCCGCTTTTGTGTGTGGCGTGATCGGCCTGGGCATCTATTCGGGCGCCTATGTGTCCGAGGTGGTGCGCGGCGCCATCCAGTCCATCGACAAGGGGCAGATGGAGGCGGCGCGCTCCATCGGCATGTCCTCGGGCCTGGCCATGCGCACCGTGGTGCTGCCACAGGCTGTGGTGCGCATGATTCCGCCACTGGGCAATGAGTTCATCGCGCTGATCAAGAACTCGGCGCTGGTGTCGCTGCTCACCATCCACGACCTGATGCACGAAGGGCAGAAGATCATCAGTGTGTCGTATCGCTCGCTGGAGGTGTACCTGGCGATTGCGGTGGTGTATTTCATCCTCACGGGTGTCACTTCGTTGGTGCTGCGCCGCATGGAGCTGCGCCTGCGTGCCGGGGGGATGGTGCAATGA
- a CDS encoding transporter substrate-binding domain-containing protein produces MNLRRNLLLASLAAAAFCTTGAQAQDNVLRVGTDATFPPMEFVENGKRTGFDVELVEAIAKSMGKQVEWVDIDFKGLIPGLISKRFDMAVSAIYITDERKKVVDFTDSYYAGGLVVMVKADNKAINKLADLDGKKVSVQVGTKSVAYLTEKFPKVQRVEVEKNQEMFNLVDIGRADAAVTGKPAAFQYVRTRPGLRVLDEQLTTEEYGMALRKDTPELTKAVNGAITKLKADGTYAAIVKKWFSNSAAK; encoded by the coding sequence ATGAACCTTCGTCGCAACCTTCTTCTGGCCAGCCTGGCCGCCGCAGCTTTTTGCACCACGGGTGCGCAGGCGCAAGACAACGTGCTGCGTGTGGGCACTGATGCCACGTTTCCGCCCATGGAGTTTGTCGAGAACGGCAAACGCACGGGCTTTGATGTTGAGCTGGTGGAAGCGATTGCCAAGTCGATGGGCAAGCAGGTCGAATGGGTGGACATCGACTTCAAGGGGCTGATTCCCGGCCTGATCTCCAAGCGTTTTGATATGGCGGTATCGGCCATCTACATCACCGACGAGCGCAAGAAGGTGGTGGACTTCACCGACTCCTACTACGCGGGCGGCCTGGTGGTGATGGTGAAGGCCGACAACAAGGCCATCAACAAGCTCGCCGACCTGGACGGCAAGAAGGTCAGCGTGCAGGTGGGCACCAAGTCGGTGGCGTACCTGACCGAGAAATTCCCCAAGGTGCAGCGCGTTGAGGTTGAAAAGAACCAGGAGATGTTCAACCTCGTGGACATCGGCCGCGCGGACGCTGCAGTGACGGGTAAGCCCGCCGCCTTCCAGTACGTGCGCACCCGCCCGGGTCTGCGTGTGCTCGATGAGCAGCTCACCACCGAGGAATACGGCATGGCCCTGCGCAAGGACACGCCCGAGCTGACGAAGGCCGTCAACGGTGCCATCACCAAGCTCAAGGCCGATGGCACCTATGCGGCCATCGTCAAGAAGTGGTTCAGCAACAGCGCTGCCAAGTAA
- a CDS encoding amino acid ABC transporter ATP-binding protein, translating into MTGASQSAEPIVRIRGLRKSFGSHVVLNGIDFDVLPSQVVVVIGPSGSGKSTFLRCCNGLEQPEGGTVEICGRTLVQDGRMLPDHDLNALREEVGMVFQSFNLFPHLSVLDNVTLGPRKLRGLSRKEAEDRAQALLAKVGLAHKALAMPASLSGGQKQRVAIARALAMEPRVMLFDEPTSALDPELVGEVLQVMKLLASEGMTMMVVTHEMDFAREVGDVVVVMDGGGIIEAGVPVTIFTNPTQERTRSFLQAVLTRT; encoded by the coding sequence ATGACTGGAGCAAGCCAATCCGCCGAGCCCATCGTGCGCATTCGCGGACTGCGCAAGTCGTTTGGCAGCCATGTAGTGCTGAACGGCATCGACTTTGACGTGCTGCCGTCGCAGGTGGTGGTGGTCATCGGGCCCAGCGGCTCGGGCAAGAGCACCTTCCTGCGCTGCTGCAATGGCCTGGAGCAGCCCGAGGGCGGCACGGTCGAGATCTGCGGCCGCACGCTGGTGCAGGACGGCCGCATGCTGCCTGACCATGACCTGAACGCCCTGCGCGAAGAGGTGGGCATGGTGTTCCAGTCGTTCAACCTGTTCCCGCACTTGTCGGTGCTCGACAACGTCACGCTGGGCCCGCGCAAGCTGCGTGGTCTCTCGCGCAAAGAGGCCGAGGATCGCGCCCAAGCGCTGTTGGCCAAGGTGGGCCTGGCGCACAAGGCGTTGGCCATGCCCGCCAGCCTGTCGGGCGGGCAAAAGCAGCGTGTGGCCATTGCCAGGGCGCTGGCCATGGAGCCGCGCGTGATGCTGTTCGACGAGCCCACGTCGGCGCTGGACCCGGAGCTGGTGGGCGAGGTGCTGCAGGTCATGAAGCTGCTGGCCAGCGAAGGCATGACCATGATGGTCGTGACGCACGAAATGGACTTTGCGCGCGAGGTGGGCGACGTGGTCGTGGTGATGGACGGCGGCGGCATCATCGAGGCCGGCGTGCCCGTCACCATCTTCACCAACCCCACGCAGGAGCGCACGCGCTCCTTCCTGCAGGCGGTGCTCACCCGCACCTGA
- the hutU gene encoding urocanate hydratase yields MNANDAIIAAAASANTDPRHDASRVIRAPCGSQLTCKSWLTEAAYRMIQNNLDAEVAERPQDLVVYGGIGRAARNWECYDQILASLKDLNDDETLLIQSGKPVGVFKTHANAPRVLLANSNLVPKWANWEHFSELDQKGLFMYGQMTAGSWIYIGTQGIVQGTYETFAEAGRKHYGGSLEGKWILTAGLGGMGGAQPLAATFAGAVSLNIECQQSSIDFRLRTRYVDKQARDIDHAFELIQQHTAAKEAVSIALLGNAAEILPELVRRAKAGGLKPDLVTDQTSAHDLVNGYLPAGWTVAQWRAAQQDVTQHEVLKKAAAKSCAVHVQAMLDFQHMGIPVVDYGNNIRQVAFDEGVKNAFDFPGFVPAYIRPLFCEGKGPFRWVALSGDPEDIRKTDAKIKELFPANKHVHRWLDMAGERIAFQGLPARICWLGLGERHIAGLAFNEMVKSGELKAPIVIGRDHLDTGSVASPNRETEGMRDGTDAVSDWPLLNALLNTAGGATWVSLHHGGGVGMGYSQHSGMVIVADGTDAAAERLARVLVNDCGSGVMRHADAGYELAVETAKKQGLKLPMVK; encoded by the coding sequence ATGAACGCCAACGACGCCATCATTGCTGCAGCAGCTTCCGCCAACACCGACCCCCGCCACGACGCCAGCCGCGTGATCCGCGCGCCGTGTGGCAGCCAGCTCACCTGCAAGAGCTGGCTCACCGAAGCGGCCTATCGCATGATCCAGAACAACCTGGACGCCGAAGTGGCCGAGCGCCCGCAGGACCTGGTGGTGTACGGCGGCATCGGCCGCGCCGCACGCAACTGGGAGTGTTATGACCAGATCCTCGCGTCGCTCAAGGACCTGAACGACGACGAGACCCTGCTCATCCAGTCCGGCAAGCCCGTGGGCGTGTTCAAGACCCACGCCAACGCACCCCGCGTGCTGCTGGCCAACAGCAACCTGGTGCCCAAGTGGGCCAACTGGGAGCACTTCAGCGAGCTGGACCAAAAGGGCCTGTTCATGTACGGCCAGATGACGGCGGGCAGCTGGATCTACATCGGCACGCAGGGCATCGTGCAGGGCACCTACGAGACCTTTGCCGAAGCAGGTCGCAAGCACTACGGCGGCTCGCTGGAAGGCAAGTGGATTCTGACCGCCGGTCTGGGCGGCATGGGCGGCGCGCAGCCGCTGGCCGCCACTTTTGCGGGCGCGGTGTCGCTCAACATCGAATGCCAGCAAAGCAGCATCGACTTCCGCCTGCGCACACGCTACGTGGACAAGCAGGCACGCGACATCGACCATGCGTTCGAGCTGATTCAGCAGCACACGGCTGCCAAAGAGGCCGTGTCGATTGCCCTGCTGGGCAATGCCGCAGAGATCCTGCCCGAGCTGGTGCGCCGCGCCAAGGCCGGTGGCCTCAAGCCCGACCTGGTGACCGACCAGACCTCGGCCCACGACCTCGTCAACGGCTACTTGCCTGCAGGCTGGACGGTGGCCCAGTGGCGCGCCGCGCAGCAGGACGTGACGCAGCACGAGGTGCTGAAGAAGGCGGCAGCCAAGTCCTGCGCCGTGCATGTGCAGGCCATGCTCGACTTCCAGCACATGGGCATCCCGGTGGTGGACTACGGCAACAACATTCGCCAGGTGGCGTTTGACGAAGGCGTGAAGAACGCATTCGACTTCCCCGGCTTTGTGCCCGCCTACATCCGTCCGCTGTTTTGCGAAGGCAAGGGCCCGTTCCGCTGGGTGGCGCTGTCGGGCGACCCGGAGGACATCCGCAAGACCGACGCCAAGATCAAGGAGCTGTTCCCCGCGAACAAACACGTGCACCGCTGGCTCGACATGGCGGGTGAGCGCATCGCCTTCCAGGGTCTGCCCGCGCGCATCTGCTGGCTGGGCCTGGGCGAGCGCCACATCGCGGGCCTGGCCTTCAACGAGATGGTCAAGAGCGGCGAGCTGAAGGCCCCCATCGTCATCGGCCGCGACCACCTGGACACCGGCAGCGTGGCCAGCCCCAACCGCGAGACCGAAGGCATGCGCGACGGCACTGACGCCGTGAGCGACTGGCCGCTGCTCAACGCGCTGCTCAACACCGCAGGCGGCGCCACCTGGGTCAGCCTGCACCACGGCGGTGGCGTGGGCATGGGCTACTCGCAGCACTCGGGCATGGTCATCGTGGCCGACGGCACCGACGCCGCAGCCGAGCGCCTGGCGCGCGTGCTGGTCAATGACTGCGGCAGCGGCGTGATGCGCCATGCCGACGCGGGCTATGAACTGGCGGTGGAAACGGCCAAGAAGCAGGGGCTGAAGCTGCCGATGGTGAAGTGA
- a CDS encoding IclR family transcriptional regulator: MPTRGPTSVTAADRVLHVLAVLAQHGQPMSAAELVEATGLARSTLYRQLARLKLWGFVLESSGHYAPGPLSLQLALGFDMASHLVHHARPDMQALARQSHESVGLVVAVNDSVVCLDMVDSTQALRCSFEKGRSVPLRAGASAKCLLAHVAPATRNAILDLHYGAGTTERQAALTELEGIAKAGYAVSSGEVDAGVWGVSVPVFGSPRQAAGAITLMAPILRAQGQQVALTGMAVVAAARISRQLTSP; the protein is encoded by the coding sequence ATGCCCACCCGTGGACCGACCTCCGTTACTGCTGCCGACCGTGTTCTGCACGTGCTGGCGGTGCTGGCGCAGCACGGCCAGCCCATGTCGGCTGCCGAGCTGGTGGAGGCCACGGGCCTGGCCCGCAGCACGCTGTACCGGCAACTCGCGCGGCTCAAGCTGTGGGGTTTTGTGCTGGAGAGCAGCGGGCACTACGCGCCCGGGCCGCTCAGCCTGCAACTGGCCCTGGGCTTTGACATGGCGTCGCACCTGGTGCACCACGCGCGGCCGGACATGCAGGCCCTGGCCCGGCAGTCCCACGAAAGCGTGGGGCTGGTGGTGGCCGTGAATGACAGCGTGGTGTGCCTGGACATGGTGGACAGCACGCAGGCCCTGCGCTGCTCGTTTGAAAAAGGGCGCAGCGTGCCGCTGCGCGCGGGCGCCTCGGCCAAATGCCTGCTCGCCCATGTGGCCCCGGCCACGCGCAACGCCATTCTGGACCTGCACTACGGCGCAGGCACCACCGAGCGCCAGGCCGCGCTGACCGAGCTGGAAGGCATTGCCAAGGCGGGTTACGCCGTCAGCTCTGGCGAGGTGGATGCCGGTGTTTGGGGCGTCAGCGTGCCCGTGTTCGGTTCTCCCCGGCAGGCCGCCGGGGCCATCACGCTGATGGCCCCGATCTTGCGTGCCCAGGGGCAGCAGGTCGCGCTCACCGGCATGGCCGTCGTCGCCGCAGCGCGTATTTCCCGCCAGCTCACTTCCCCTTGA
- the hutC gene encoding histidine utilization repressor, whose protein sequence is MPARSPRRPAVSAKARSTTAPAARAPVASPARAPATSSRADKPRAAAPAPAATQAMALYEQVKDFIARKIQEGAWRAGDRLPSESELVTQFGISRMTVNRALRELVEQGRIVRVAGVGSFVAEDKPQSTLLQIANLASEIRQRGHDYRCDVLAVDRVSASLEVAAALDLRTGESVFHSLCVHREDGLPVQLEDRHVNPRQVPQFAVQDFTQLQPSEYLVRNVPFDQVEHVVDAVMPTAEQAALLEMPATEPCLLLTRRTWSRGVPITVVRCLHPASRYRLGSRFRADGNPAAG, encoded by the coding sequence ATGCCTGCCCGTTCTCCTCGCCGCCCCGCAGTTTCTGCCAAAGCCCGCTCTACCACTGCGCCTGCTGCGCGGGCCCCGGTTGCATCGCCTGCCCGTGCGCCTGCCACATCTTCGCGGGCGGACAAGCCCCGGGCTGCGGCGCCTGCGCCCGCAGCCACCCAGGCCATGGCGTTGTACGAGCAGGTCAAAGATTTCATCGCCCGCAAGATCCAGGAGGGCGCCTGGCGCGCGGGGGACCGGCTGCCGTCCGAGAGCGAGCTGGTCACCCAGTTCGGCATCTCGCGCATGACGGTAAACCGCGCTTTGCGCGAACTGGTAGAGCAGGGCCGCATCGTGCGCGTGGCCGGGGTGGGCAGCTTTGTGGCCGAAGACAAGCCCCAGTCCACACTGCTGCAGATTGCCAACCTGGCCAGCGAGATTCGCCAGCGCGGGCACGACTACCGCTGCGATGTGCTGGCGGTCGATCGTGTGTCGGCCTCGCTCGAGGTGGCTGCGGCGCTGGATTTGCGCACGGGCGAGTCGGTGTTCCATTCGCTGTGCGTGCACCGTGAAGACGGTCTGCCGGTGCAGTTGGAAGACCGCCACGTCAACCCCCGCCAGGTTCCGCAATTTGCGGTGCAAGACTTTACGCAATTGCAGCCGTCCGAATATCTAGTGCGCAACGTGCCGTTTGACCAGGTCGAACATGTGGTCGATGCCGTCATGCCCACCGCTGAGCAAGCGGCGCTGCTGGAGATGCCTGCGACTGAGCCCTGCCTACTTCTCACGCGGCGCACCTGGTCGCGTGGCGTGCCCATCACGGTGGTGCGCTGCTTGCACCCGGCATCACGCTACCGGCTGGGCAGCCGCTTTCGGGCCGACGGCAACCCGGCCGCAGGCTGA